The following coding sequences lie in one Porphyromonas asaccharolytica DSM 20707 genomic window:
- the udk gene encoding uridine kinase, translating into MKHKPIIIGVAGGTASGKSTLVRRLQETFVDEDVVVLSHDYYYKAHDELPLEQRAKLNYDHPDAFDTKLMCEQISQLCEGHSVERPVYSFVNHNRIPETVTIDPPCVLIIDGILIFENEELRDLMDVKIYVQTDDDVRLARRIQRDVKERGRSVDSVIEQYLTTVKPMHQEFVEPSRRYADLIIPEGGFNSVAVRLLIDNVRSLLTSRAKH; encoded by the coding sequence ATGAAGCACAAACCGATCATCATAGGCGTAGCGGGCGGCACTGCCTCGGGCAAGAGCACCCTGGTGCGCCGTCTGCAGGAGACCTTTGTCGATGAGGATGTCGTAGTCCTCAGTCACGACTACTATTACAAGGCGCACGATGAGCTGCCTCTGGAGCAGCGTGCTAAGCTCAACTATGATCATCCCGATGCCTTCGACACGAAGCTGATGTGCGAGCAGATTAGCCAGCTTTGTGAGGGGCACAGCGTGGAGCGCCCTGTCTACTCTTTTGTCAATCACAACCGCATCCCCGAGACGGTCACCATCGATCCGCCTTGTGTACTGATCATCGACGGGATCTTGATCTTTGAGAATGAAGAGCTGCGTGATCTGATGGATGTCAAGATCTACGTTCAGACAGACGATGATGTGCGCCTAGCGCGTCGCATACAGCGCGATGTCAAGGAGCGAGGACGCAGTGTGGACTCGGTCATCGAGCAGTACCTCACGACGGTCAAGCCGATGCATCAGGAGTTTGTCGAGCCTTCACGGCGCTACGCCGACCTGATCATCCCGGAGGGCGGCTTTAACTCCGTTGCCGTGCGTCTCTTAATAGACAATGTGCGCTCACTCCTCACCTCAAGAGCTAAGCATTAG